The following proteins are co-located in the Halorussus caseinilyticus genome:
- a CDS encoding PH domain-containing protein: MARGAPAVWSTVLGLPFVLAGGWLYVGQSAYPGVVGLPFAFFGLFVVGIGAYVHAVSPSEPRLGDDEELLEKRHPTQRVARVKIAVGLPLLVATVYLLFFTRVPYVYPTATFVVGLYAFSSGLYTYWTNSLTTYYVTSRRIIKEYRFLSLVRREIPREKVRGVQERKSAIEALVGLGNVLVASGGGRSLEIRMRNMEQSESFADSIRTLISES; the protein is encoded by the coding sequence GTGGCCCGAGGCGCACCTGCGGTCTGGAGTACGGTCCTCGGTCTCCCGTTCGTCCTCGCCGGGGGATGGCTCTACGTCGGCCAGTCCGCCTACCCCGGGGTCGTCGGCCTGCCGTTCGCCTTCTTCGGCCTGTTCGTCGTCGGCATCGGCGCGTACGTCCACGCAGTCTCGCCGAGCGAACCACGGTTGGGCGACGACGAGGAACTGCTGGAGAAGCGCCACCCGACCCAGCGCGTGGCCCGGGTGAAAATCGCGGTGGGGCTTCCCCTGCTGGTAGCGACCGTCTATCTGCTGTTCTTCACCAGAGTCCCGTACGTCTACCCGACGGCGACGTTCGTCGTGGGTCTCTACGCCTTCTCGTCGGGGTTGTACACCTACTGGACCAACTCGCTGACGACCTACTACGTGACCTCCCGGCGCATCATCAAGGAGTATCGGTTCCTCTCGCTGGTCCGTCGGGAGATTCCCCGCGAAAAGGTCCGGGGCGTCCAAGAGCGCAAGTCGGCAATCGAGGCGCTGGTCGGACTCGGAAACGTCCTCGTCGCCAGCGGCGGCGGGCGCTCGCTGGAGATTCGGATGCGAAACATGGAGCAGTCCGAGTCGTTCGCCGACAGCATCCGGACGCTGATTTCGGAGTCCTAA
- a CDS encoding MmgE/PrpD family protein, whose protein sequence is MTTTADIADFALSLEFEDMTDDTVDELKKRVADSLGIAVAAMEEEPVGVVRDTVTEFGGEGCTLWGVGSDAGGEAVASPPDATMYNTALVRYLDYMDSFLAPGETPHPSDNVAGILACGEYADASGEDLLTAVGVAYEVQGALAWNAPVRDRGWDHVTHTVISAACGAGTILGLDREPLRSAIGIAGTGHNALRVTRTEGISEWKGIASANAARNAVYSAFLAKHGMDGPKNLFEGQKGWKQTISGDFEAEFTPAERVHDVMTKKYVAETYAQSAVEGVIELAEREDIDPDEVEKIRLDTFAGAKLIIGGGEGSRYEVETKAQADHSLPYMLAAALVDREMGNDQYDPERIRRDDVQELLRKVEVSADSDLTARFENGEMPAVVAVETADGTTYLVEKDHFEGHPNDPMSWDEIERKFHETAGMRYDEAKRDEIIETVLQLEDRDVTDLVALLG, encoded by the coding sequence ATGACCACCACCGCCGACATCGCCGACTTCGCGCTGAGTCTCGAATTCGAGGACATGACCGACGACACCGTAGACGAACTCAAAAAACGGGTCGCCGACTCGCTGGGCATCGCCGTCGCCGCGATGGAGGAAGAACCCGTCGGCGTCGTCCGCGACACCGTGACCGAGTTCGGCGGCGAGGGGTGTACGCTCTGGGGTGTGGGGTCGGACGCGGGCGGCGAGGCAGTCGCCTCGCCGCCCGACGCGACGATGTACAACACGGCGCTCGTGCGCTATCTCGACTACATGGACTCGTTTCTCGCGCCCGGCGAGACGCCCCACCCGAGCGACAACGTCGCCGGAATACTCGCCTGCGGGGAGTACGCCGACGCTTCCGGGGAGGACCTCCTGACCGCCGTCGGCGTGGCCTACGAGGTGCAGGGCGCGCTCGCGTGGAACGCGCCGGTCCGTGACCGCGGGTGGGACCACGTTACCCACACCGTGATTTCCGCTGCTTGCGGTGCCGGGACGATTCTGGGCTTGGACCGCGAACCCCTCCGGTCGGCAATCGGTATCGCGGGCACCGGGCACAACGCCCTCCGCGTCACTCGAACCGAGGGCATCTCGGAGTGGAAGGGCATCGCGTCGGCCAACGCCGCCCGGAACGCGGTCTACTCTGCGTTCCTCGCCAAGCACGGGATGGACGGCCCGAAGAACCTCTTCGAGGGCCAGAAGGGGTGGAAACAGACGATTTCGGGCGACTTCGAGGCCGAGTTCACGCCCGCGGAGCGCGTCCACGACGTGATGACCAAAAAGTACGTCGCCGAGACGTACGCCCAGTCCGCCGTCGAGGGCGTCATCGAACTCGCCGAACGCGAGGACATCGACCCCGACGAGGTGGAGAAGATTCGCCTCGACACCTTCGCCGGGGCGAAACTCATCATCGGCGGCGGCGAGGGGAGTCGCTACGAAGTCGAGACCAAAGCGCAGGCAGACCACTCCCTGCCGTACATGCTCGCGGCGGCGCTGGTGGACCGCGAGATGGGCAACGACCAGTACGACCCCGAGCGCATCCGCCGGGACGACGTGCAGGAACTCCTCCGGAAGGTGGAAGTCTCGGCGGACTCGGACCTCACCGCCCGGTTCGAGAACGGCGAGATGCCCGCCGTCGTCGCCGTCGAGACGGCCGACGGGACCACCTACCTCGTGGAGAAAGACCACTTCGAGGGCCACCCCAACGACCCGATGTCGTGGGACGAGATAGAGAGAAAATTCCACGAAACCGCCGGAATGCGCTACGACGAAGCCAAGCGCGACGAGATAATCGAGACCGTGCTTCAGTTGGAGGACCGCGACGTTACCGATTTGGTCGCGCTACTCGGTTAG
- a CDS encoding transposase has protein sequence MVAVTVTAKFHNPSLSRRKEWQHASRLYRDTKQFCINGWENGDFGKSVTTASIDNGLYSAIQNQAIRGAKSDHNKDGAVRYRESQPFAVNNQNWELDMTENGTVVVGFPCVSQWWYTPIEVYDEIADPVDRLVEGDAKKTRLQVYRRGDDWYCTFNVEYDTDTSGETPIGVDIGERHILAVTAYGEDESMLVSGGEAKYVRRKYRSLRDSLSQAGALRARNRVGDKERRRIRDLNHNLSRRLITFAEQFENPVTRMEDLEGIRENSSWSGVHSWHFHQLQQFITYKAERAGIRVEKVDAYHTSQRCSACGSMGTRDGDHFSCSECNRGRHADLNASENIAQREGEPFTA, from the coding sequence ATGGTCGCGGTGACTGTCACCGCGAAGTTCCACAACCCATCCCTCTCACGGCGCAAAGAGTGGCAACACGCCTCTCGACTCTACCGTGACACCAAACAGTTCTGTATCAACGGATGGGAAAACGGAGACTTCGGCAAATCCGTGACCACCGCCAGCATCGACAACGGACTCTACTCGGCTATCCAGAACCAAGCCATTCGAGGGGCGAAATCCGACCACAACAAGGACGGAGCGGTTCGATACCGAGAGAGTCAACCGTTCGCCGTCAACAACCAGAACTGGGAACTCGACATGACCGAGAACGGAACGGTCGTCGTCGGCTTCCCATGCGTCTCCCAATGGTGGTACACACCCATCGAGGTGTACGACGAGATTGCCGACCCCGTAGACCGACTGGTCGAGGGTGACGCAAAGAAGACGCGCCTGCAAGTGTACCGTCGCGGAGACGACTGGTATTGTACGTTCAACGTCGAGTACGACACCGATACGTCGGGTGAGACGCCCATCGGTGTCGATATTGGTGAACGGCACATCCTCGCGGTGACGGCCTACGGTGAAGACGAGTCGATGCTCGTGTCGGGTGGTGAGGCGAAGTACGTTCGACGCAAATATCGTTCCCTACGCGATTCGCTTTCACAAGCGGGTGCGCTTCGCGCACGTAACCGTGTGGGTGACAAAGAACGGCGTCGAATCAGAGACCTGAATCACAACCTCTCCCGTCGTCTCATCACGTTCGCCGAACAGTTCGAGAACCCCGTCACTCGGATGGAAGACCTCGAAGGTATCCGCGAGAACAGCTCGTGGTCAGGTGTCCACTCGTGGCACTTCCACCAACTCCAACAGTTCATCACGTACAAAGCCGAACGCGCCGGTATCCGTGTCGAGAAGGTTGACGCCTACCACACGAGTCAGCGGTGTTCGGCGTGTGGCTCGATGGGAACCCGTGATGGCGACCACTTTTCGTGTTCGGAGTGCAACCGTGGACGACACGCCGACCTGAACGCTTCGGAGAACATCGCACAAAGGGAGGGAGAACCATTCACTGCCTAA
- a CDS encoding DUF3179 domain-containing protein, producing MNVRQVIPRDAIPSVDDPEFGPDYFGDPDDEVIVVESDGDGEDREVRAYPVRILHYHEIVNDELGGDPIAVTWCPLCGSAVVYDRGVGDRVLEFGVSGKLADDDLVMYDRGTDSEWKQSLGEAIAGELAGESLRVRPSSVTTYERFRAEYDGRVLRRPGGESEASGPGDDPEPIEYDDAPYADYFEGDGFGLAAHRGEGGREWSREDLDPKTVVLGVEASESDSALGFPLPRVERAGGVARATVGDRDLAVFAAPDGIHAFENPGYEFEAAGEAGVFSADGARWDGATGESDDGRKLARVAARRLFAFAWRDDHGDGAFWSAE from the coding sequence ATGAACGTCAGGCAGGTCATCCCGCGGGACGCGATTCCGAGCGTGGACGACCCGGAGTTCGGCCCGGACTACTTCGGCGACCCGGACGACGAGGTAATCGTGGTCGAGAGCGACGGCGACGGCGAGGACCGCGAGGTCCGGGCCTATCCGGTCCGAATCCTGCACTACCACGAAATCGTCAACGACGAACTCGGCGGCGACCCAATCGCGGTGACGTGGTGCCCGCTCTGCGGGAGCGCGGTGGTGTACGACCGCGGAGTCGGCGACCGGGTGCTGGAGTTCGGCGTGTCGGGCAAACTCGCCGACGACGACTTGGTGATGTACGACCGCGGGACCGACTCGGAGTGGAAGCAGTCGCTCGGCGAGGCCATCGCGGGCGAGTTGGCGGGCGAGTCGCTCCGGGTCCGGCCCTCGTCGGTGACGACCTACGAGCGCTTCCGCGCGGAGTACGACGGGCGGGTCCTCCGGCGACCCGGCGGCGAGAGCGAGGCCAGCGGACCCGGCGACGACCCCGAACCCATCGAGTACGACGACGCGCCCTACGCCGACTACTTCGAGGGCGACGGGTTCGGACTCGCGGCCCACCGCGGCGAGGGCGGCCGGGAGTGGAGTCGTGAGGACTTGGACCCCAAGACGGTCGTGCTGGGCGTCGAAGCGAGCGAAAGCGACAGCGCGCTCGGGTTCCCGCTCCCGCGGGTCGAGCGCGCGGGCGGGGTCGCACGCGCGACGGTCGGCGACCGAGACCTCGCGGTGTTCGCCGCTCCCGACGGGATTCACGCCTTCGAGAATCCGGGCTACGAGTTCGAGGCGGCGGGCGAAGCGGGCGTCTTCTCGGCCGACGGTGCCCGGTGGGACGGCGCGACCGGCGAGAGCGACGACGGCCGGAAACTGGCGCGCGTGGCGGCGAGACGACTGTTCGCGTTCGCGTGGCGCGACGACCACGGCGACGGCGCGTTCTGGTCGGCGGAGTGA
- a CDS encoding helix-turn-helix domain-containing protein codes for MSESRTESGVYVCDECGEVSFGDPSCCDESASAVEATPVEHPDLSGVLREVFGISETGLKVCLCLMEDGESTAADIADRLGIDRSTVGRQLNHLTDIGVLDKRQRLLKEGGYVHVYSPVPVEEVRRRLTVGLLAWTDEALDIVEHVNREKLDALARADGDAGDEQASIYWDG; via the coding sequence ATGAGTGAGAGTCGCACGGAATCAGGGGTGTACGTCTGCGACGAGTGCGGCGAAGTGTCGTTCGGGGACCCGTCGTGTTGTGACGAGTCGGCGAGTGCAGTCGAAGCCACGCCGGTCGAACATCCCGACCTCTCGGGGGTCCTCCGCGAGGTGTTCGGCATCTCCGAGACGGGACTGAAGGTGTGTCTCTGTCTGATGGAGGACGGCGAATCGACCGCGGCCGACATCGCCGACCGACTCGGTATCGACCGGAGTACCGTCGGCAGGCAGTTGAACCACCTGACCGACATCGGGGTGCTGGACAAGCGCCAGCGACTCCTGAAGGAGGGCGGGTACGTCCACGTCTACTCGCCGGTCCCGGTCGAGGAGGTCCGGCGTCGGCTTACCGTCGGTCTCCTCGCGTGGACGGACGAGGCGCTCGACATCGTGGAACACGTCAACCGCGAGAAGTTGGACGCGCTGGCGCGCGCCGACGGCGACGCAGGCGACGAACAGGCCAGCATCTACTGGGACGGGTAG
- a CDS encoding BGTF surface domain-containing protein produces the protein MTRTRTSVLLTALLVVSAATAGITGATMSGAETTYQRQDGGLADVAVDSGEVFWEGQFLRFSAGSANASEVWAVHRVENGQVGGLATEVLLDGNGSAVFSANNLDGRYVVVDENERPVVFGNGVAQGVAGVQQAGFEIANQSLDATFTDTVVQNGDSPDARTDLRLQSNRANYGFYLFSDQLTPSQLADVFPSVEVRDGRAVATQNASADAVFDANFTGVEPGTYNVTVFTSDGTATDDVSITVTEPAEGTASLSNGSVVEQRGDVAEFNVSFDGTDRATVAVGSRGVGYRSRFTVVDSDGDGVATVRVDTFRAGTSPDTPGISVLGEDELTDFRLRTDPIPGRLDTAAYPVEVFVGSTRTDVGSILLSERSTDAIRTWTAPDRESVGSVARLAEVASQDRDVAYQDWAIVQVQASGLYGYVRNLSDLNDNRTGLSMSLTRVGEINQPSEEIPLDLGNLLIDESGNQLFLVFDSNNLESGSTYRANFTITAQNPYVEPGNATSLVTNFTVVERNVSFEQPVRVASASDVTVSGRSSVAPGTELTVEATNTGRNPFLKRQTATVSEDGTWQATFDFSDVPPGTNFTVSTNEPRANATGSVGDGGGAGEDAGAGEDAGADGETTTTTTAADGAAGADEETTAEEETTTAAGAETETPAEPETTTAETTTVAAASAPAAGFGSVSLLLGLAVLLAGSALATRRR, from the coding sequence ATGACACGAACACGCACGAGTGTACTACTGACAGCACTGCTCGTCGTCAGCGCGGCGACGGCGGGAATCACCGGTGCCACGATGTCGGGCGCAGAGACTACGTATCAGCGACAAGACGGCGGCTTGGCCGACGTTGCCGTCGATTCCGGCGAAGTATTCTGGGAAGGCCAGTTCCTGCGGTTCTCCGCGGGGTCGGCCAACGCCAGCGAAGTCTGGGCGGTCCACCGCGTCGAGAACGGACAGGTCGGCGGACTCGCTACGGAGGTGTTGCTGGACGGCAACGGGTCGGCGGTGTTCTCCGCGAACAACTTAGACGGCCGCTACGTCGTCGTGGACGAGAACGAGCGACCGGTCGTCTTCGGGAACGGGGTCGCACAGGGTGTCGCCGGAGTCCAGCAGGCGGGCTTCGAAATCGCCAACCAGTCGCTCGACGCCACCTTCACGGACACGGTGGTCCAGAACGGCGACAGCCCCGACGCCAGAACCGACCTCAGACTCCAGTCGAATCGCGCGAACTACGGGTTCTACCTCTTTTCGGACCAGCTAACTCCGTCGCAGTTGGCCGACGTGTTCCCGTCGGTCGAGGTCCGTGACGGCCGAGCGGTCGCCACCCAGAACGCGAGCGCCGACGCGGTTTTCGACGCCAACTTCACCGGCGTCGAACCGGGTACGTACAACGTCACGGTGTTCACCTCCGACGGCACCGCGACCGACGACGTCTCGATAACCGTGACCGAACCGGCCGAGGGCACCGCGTCCCTGTCGAACGGGAGCGTCGTGGAACAGCGAGGCGACGTGGCCGAGTTCAACGTGAGTTTCGACGGGACCGACCGCGCGACGGTCGCGGTGGGGTCCAGAGGGGTCGGCTACCGCTCGCGGTTCACCGTGGTCGATTCGGACGGCGACGGCGTTGCCACCGTCCGAGTCGACACCTTCCGGGCCGGTACGTCGCCGGACACGCCCGGAATCTCGGTTCTCGGCGAGGACGAACTGACCGACTTCCGACTCCGGACCGACCCGATTCCCGGTCGCCTCGACACCGCGGCGTACCCCGTCGAGGTGTTCGTCGGGAGTACGCGGACCGACGTGGGGTCGATACTTCTGAGCGAGCGTTCGACCGACGCCATCCGGACGTGGACCGCGCCCGACCGCGAGAGCGTCGGAAGCGTGGCCCGGCTAGCGGAAGTCGCCTCGCAGGACCGAGACGTGGCGTATCAGGACTGGGCAATCGTTCAGGTGCAGGCGTCGGGTCTCTACGGGTACGTCCGGAACCTCTCGGACCTCAACGACAACCGGACGGGCCTGTCGATGTCGCTGACCCGCGTCGGCGAAATCAACCAACCGTCCGAGGAGATACCGCTCGACCTCGGAAACCTCTTGATAGACGAGTCGGGCAACCAACTCTTCTTGGTCTTCGACTCGAACAACCTCGAGTCGGGTTCGACCTACCGAGCGAACTTCACGATTACGGCCCAGAACCCGTACGTCGAACCCGGAAACGCCACCTCGCTGGTGACGAACTTCACGGTGGTCGAACGAAACGTCTCGTTCGAGCAACCGGTTCGGGTCGCCTCGGCGAGCGACGTGACGGTCTCCGGTCGGAGTTCGGTCGCGCCGGGTACGGAACTGACCGTGGAGGCCACCAACACCGGCCGGAACCCGTTCCTGAAGCGCCAGACCGCGACCGTCTCCGAGGACGGGACGTGGCAGGCAACGTTCGACTTCTCGGACGTGCCGCCGGGTACGAACTTCACGGTCTCGACGAACGAACCACGCGCCAACGCGACCGGTTCGGTCGGCGATGGCGGCGGCGCTGGTGAGGATGCTGGCGCTGGTGAGGATGCTGGCGCTGACGGCGAGACGACGACCACGACGACTGCCGCGGACGGCGCGGCGGGTGCGGACGAGGAAACCACCGCCGAGGAAGAGACGACGACTGCGGCGGGGGCGGAGACCGAGACGCCCGCGGAACCCGAGACGACGACGGCAGAGACGACGACGGTAGCGGCCGCGAGCGCACCCGCCGCCGGTTTCGGTTCGGTGTCGCTCCTGCTCGGACTCGCGGTCCTGCTCGCGGGAAGCGCGCTTGCGACCCGTCGGCGCTGA
- a CDS encoding NAD-dependent succinate-semialdehyde dehydrogenase yields MDRTNPATGESLEPIADDSEDDVDAALDAATETFAEWRDVPIRKRQRLLENAADVLRENEDEYAELMTREMGKTLASARSEVRKCAWVCDYYAENAADFLDAERRPGPAHAETSVSYEPIGPVLAVMPWNFPFWQVFRFAAPHLTAGNVGLLKHASNVPGCAQAIQEVFERAGYPEGVFQSLVVHSDRAERVIEDDRVVAVTLTGSARAGRSVAKTAGENLKKSVLELGGSDPFVVLDDADLDAAAKTGAQARTINAGQSCIAAKRFVVHTDVYDEWLDTFVAEMDDLTVGDPTDDDTDLGPQAREDLLETLHEQIRDTVDEGATLELGGEPLDREGFYYPPTVLADVPRDSVAACEEVFGPAAAVFEVESEEEAIELANDTHLGLGASVWTEDLERGERVAHRLDAGMTFVNELVKSDPRVPFGGVKDSGYGRELAEHGIEEFVNKKTVWVQETDASDEDVDVTIE; encoded by the coding sequence ATGGACCGCACGAATCCCGCGACCGGCGAGTCGCTCGAACCGATAGCCGACGACTCCGAGGACGACGTAGACGCCGCGTTAGACGCCGCGACCGAGACCTTCGCGGAGTGGAGAGACGTGCCGATTCGCAAGCGCCAGCGACTGCTGGAGAACGCCGCGGACGTACTCCGCGAGAACGAGGACGAGTACGCCGAGTTGATGACCAGAGAGATGGGCAAGACGCTCGCGTCGGCCCGGTCGGAGGTCCGGAAGTGCGCGTGGGTGTGTGACTACTACGCCGAGAACGCCGCGGACTTCCTCGACGCCGAGCGTCGTCCCGGCCCGGCCCACGCCGAGACTTCCGTCTCCTACGAACCCATCGGACCGGTTCTGGCGGTCATGCCGTGGAACTTCCCGTTCTGGCAGGTGTTCCGGTTCGCCGCGCCCCACCTCACCGCGGGCAACGTCGGCCTGCTCAAACACGCCTCGAACGTGCCGGGGTGCGCGCAGGCGATTCAGGAAGTCTTCGAGCGGGCGGGCTATCCGGAGGGCGTCTTCCAGTCGCTCGTCGTCCACTCCGACCGCGCAGAGCGGGTCATCGAGGACGACAGGGTGGTGGCGGTGACGCTCACCGGGAGCGCGCGAGCCGGTCGGTCGGTGGCGAAGACGGCAGGCGAGAACCTCAAGAAGTCGGTCCTCGAACTCGGCGGGTCGGACCCCTTCGTGGTGCTGGACGACGCGGACCTCGACGCCGCCGCGAAGACCGGCGCGCAGGCCCGGACCATCAACGCCGGGCAGTCGTGCATCGCGGCCAAGCGGTTCGTCGTCCACACCGACGTGTACGACGAGTGGCTCGACACGTTCGTCGCCGAGATGGACGACCTGACCGTGGGCGACCCGACCGACGACGACACCGACCTCGGCCCGCAGGCCCGCGAGGACCTGCTGGAGACGCTCCACGAGCAGATTCGGGACACCGTAGACGAAGGCGCGACCCTCGAACTCGGCGGCGAACCCCTCGACCGGGAGGGCTTTTACTACCCGCCGACGGTGCTGGCCGACGTGCCCCGCGACTCGGTGGCCGCCTGCGAGGAGGTGTTCGGTCCCGCCGCGGCCGTCTTCGAAGTCGAGAGCGAGGAGGAGGCAATCGAACTCGCCAACGACACCCACCTCGGTCTCGGCGCGTCGGTGTGGACCGAGGACTTGGAGAGAGGCGAGCGAGTCGCCCACCGCCTCGACGCGGGCATGACCTTCGTCAACGAACTCGTGAAGTCCGACCCCCGAGTCCCCTTCGGCGGCGTGAAGGATTCGGGCTACGGCCGGGAACTCGCCGAACACGGCATCGAGGAGTTCGTGAACAAGAAGACGGTGTGGGTCCAAGAGACCGACGCGAGCGACGAGGACGTGGACGTGACCATCGAGTAG
- a CDS encoding acetolactate synthase large subunit produces MNTAEVLVAGLETEGVEYVFGLPGEENEATMFALRDSDVTFVPVRHEQGAAFMADVWGRLTGDAGVCLSTLGPGATNLLTGVADANLDKAPLVAVTGQGGLESLHKESHQTLDVVDMFGPVTKWNARISDSGVVHESVRKAFKTAEYEKPGATHLELPEDVAYDECDVRPMESRGRVRRPEPDVPSLDRVRELLADADRPIVIAGNGAVRTDASEELRTFVRDYDLPVTATYMGKGAVSDDDDHSLLTLDSGEHEEASDAIESADLVITVGYDIAEHDPADWNPSAETTIVHVDSEPAEVYEHYNPDVEVVSDISSAIRELNACCGEIDATFETDWYDDLRDHLLADVNPDHDEGDPFAVKTVLPVLREAMADDDVLLSDVGSHKMAIAQNFVTYEPNTCIVSNGLASMGISVPGGLAADLAVESNVVAATGDGGFMMNAAEIETATRIGCGYTILLFRDDEYRLITEEQLEHRGEHFGTEIGNPDFQTFAESFGIEAYRPDGWRELEDALTAAIPSNEMSLVEVVLE; encoded by the coding sequence GCTTTCATGGCCGACGTGTGGGGGCGACTGACCGGGGACGCGGGCGTCTGCCTCTCGACGCTCGGGCCGGGGGCGACCAACCTCCTGACCGGCGTCGCCGACGCCAACCTCGACAAGGCACCACTGGTCGCCGTCACCGGACAGGGCGGTCTGGAGAGTCTTCACAAGGAGAGCCACCAGACGCTCGACGTGGTGGACATGTTCGGACCGGTGACGAAGTGGAACGCCCGGATTTCCGACTCCGGCGTCGTCCACGAGTCGGTCCGGAAGGCGTTCAAGACCGCCGAGTACGAGAAACCCGGCGCGACCCACCTCGAACTCCCCGAGGACGTGGCGTACGACGAGTGCGACGTGCGACCGATGGAGTCCCGAGGTCGGGTCCGCCGCCCCGAACCCGACGTGCCGTCGCTCGACCGGGTGCGGGAACTGCTCGCGGACGCCGACCGCCCCATCGTCATCGCGGGCAACGGCGCGGTCCGGACCGACGCCAGCGAGGAGTTGCGCACCTTCGTCCGCGACTACGACCTGCCGGTCACGGCGACCTACATGGGGAAAGGCGCAGTCTCGGACGACGACGACCACTCCCTGCTCACGCTCGACTCGGGCGAACACGAAGAGGCCTCCGACGCCATCGAGTCGGCCGACCTCGTGATTACGGTGGGCTACGACATCGCCGAACACGACCCCGCCGACTGGAATCCGAGCGCCGAGACGACCATCGTCCACGTGGACAGCGAACCCGCGGAGGTGTACGAACACTACAACCCCGACGTGGAAGTCGTCTCGGACATCTCGTCGGCGATTCGGGAACTGAACGCCTGTTGCGGCGAAATCGACGCCACCTTCGAGACCGACTGGTACGACGACCTGCGCGACCACCTGCTGGCGGACGTGAATCCCGACCACGACGAGGGCGACCCCTTCGCCGTGAAGACGGTTCTGCCGGTCCTCCGCGAGGCGATGGCCGACGACGACGTACTGCTCTCGGACGTTGGAAGCCACAAGATGGCTATCGCCCAGAACTTCGTGACCTACGAACCCAACACCTGCATCGTCTCGAACGGACTCGCCTCGATGGGCATCTCGGTGCCGGGCGGACTCGCCGCGGACCTCGCGGTCGAATCGAACGTCGTCGCCGCCACGGGTGACGGCGGATTCATGATGAACGCCGCGGAAATCGAGACGGCGACTCGGATTGGGTGTGGCTACACGATTCTGCTGTTCCGCGACGACGAGTACCGACTCATCACCGAGGAACAACTGGAGCATCGCGGCGAACACTTCGGCACCGAAATCGGGAACCCGGACTTCCAGACGTTCGCCGAGAGCTTCGGCATCGAAGCCTACCGACCGGACGGGTGGCGGGAACTGGAGGACGCGCTGACCGCGGCGATTCCGAGCAACGAGATGTCGCTAGTGGAAGTCGTGTTGGAGTAG